One segment of Tamlana crocina DNA contains the following:
- a CDS encoding glycosyltransferase family 25 protein, with protein sequence MQDSLNFQTYLINLDRSKDRLERMEKEFEKSGIHKFERIRAVDARNLKDTDYTLKNRYDRNLVPGEIGCFLSHIKTMQTFLKSSFRFAIIIEDDAKLEINYKRTVEKSIEIYDSLPEKHQWDVLKLKNGKRRSINVQQLDETYFIGACGTSIPISTLGAIWTRKGAEKFLKKTLKNGIPIIKRPIDCELQHAWNFNLRIYNLLPSVVDANPMNSVSEIHHDVSLRKAKLLKQIFYELNRLFPKYYYYLSHHSLKKFVDSFISKRTKLVK encoded by the coding sequence ATGCAGGATTCTTTAAATTTTCAAACGTATTTAATTAATCTTGACCGGTCCAAAGACCGATTGGAACGAATGGAAAAAGAATTTGAAAAGAGTGGTATTCACAAGTTTGAACGCATTCGGGCAGTTGATGCACGAAACTTAAAAGACACAGATTACACTTTAAAAAACCGTTACGACAGAAACTTGGTTCCCGGAGAAATTGGGTGTTTTTTGAGTCATATCAAAACAATGCAGACTTTTTTAAAATCGAGTTTCAGATTTGCTATTATTATTGAGGACGATGCTAAACTAGAAATCAATTACAAACGTACTGTTGAAAAGTCCATCGAAATCTATGACTCTTTACCTGAAAAGCATCAGTGGGACGTACTAAAGCTCAAAAATGGAAAAAGGAGGAGTATTAATGTTCAACAACTGGATGAAACGTATTTTATTGGGGCATGTGGAACAAGTATCCCAATATCTACACTTGGAGCAATTTGGACTCGCAAAGGAGCTGAAAAATTTTTAAAGAAAACACTGAAAAACGGAATCCCGATAATAAAACGCCCTATTGACTGCGAACTCCAACATGCGTGGAACTTCAATTTAAGGATTTACAACCTACTGCCTTCCGTAGTAGATGCAAACCCAATGAATTCCGTTTCGGAGATACACCACGACGTTTCTCTTCGCAAAGCAAAACTCTTAAAACAAATTTTTTATGAACTCAATAGGCTTTTCCCAAAATACTACTACTACTTATCGCACCACAGTCTAAAAAAGTTTGTGGACTCCTTTATCTCAAAAAGAACAAAACTTGTAAAATAG
- a CDS encoding glycosyltransferase family 9 protein, which translates to MKVLVIQQKMIGDVLTSSILFEALRHRYPDAQLHYLINEHTFPVVQNHPFIDQFIFFTKAAENSKKELLKLAQSVKASKYNVVIDVYSKLSSNIITLFSGAKIKISYHKSYTTFVYTHNEKRKKVSESKSLAIENRLQLLEPLGIETQLTKPKIYLTESEIERGEAFLKAHGINIEKPIVMIGVLGSGANKTYPHEYMAEVINTVYTETKAQILFNYIPKQKELAEDIYNNCNKETQNAIFFNVFGNSLREFLSITHHCNALIGNEGGAVNMAKALSVPTFSIFSPWIDRATWSLFEDEKNISVHLKDFKPEIYTKPEKTFKNDADKLYEKFTPNLFKEKLVGFLKSIKN; encoded by the coding sequence ATGAAAGTATTGGTAATACAACAAAAAATGATTGGCGATGTGCTTACCAGCAGTATTCTGTTTGAGGCACTTCGGCATAGATATCCTGATGCCCAGTTACATTATTTAATTAACGAGCACACCTTCCCTGTTGTACAAAACCATCCTTTTATTGACCAATTTATCTTTTTCACTAAAGCGGCCGAAAACAGCAAAAAAGAACTCCTTAAACTAGCACAATCGGTAAAAGCATCAAAATACAACGTGGTTATTGATGTCTACAGTAAACTATCCAGTAATATCATTACGTTGTTTTCAGGCGCTAAAATCAAAATTTCTTATCACAAAAGCTACACCACTTTCGTTTACACCCATAATGAAAAACGCAAAAAGGTTTCCGAAAGCAAAAGCTTAGCCATTGAAAACAGGCTGCAACTTTTAGAACCTTTGGGAATTGAAACACAGTTGACAAAACCGAAGATTTATCTAACTGAGTCTGAAATTGAACGCGGCGAGGCTTTTTTAAAAGCTCATGGCATCAACATCGAAAAACCGATTGTTATGATTGGCGTTTTGGGCAGTGGCGCTAACAAAACCTATCCGCATGAATACATGGCCGAGGTTATCAATACCGTTTACACGGAAACCAAAGCACAAATACTGTTCAATTATATTCCGAAGCAAAAAGAATTGGCCGAGGACATTTATAACAATTGCAACAAGGAAACCCAAAACGCTATATTCTTTAATGTTTTTGGCAATAGTCTCCGTGAGTTTTTATCCATCACCCACCATTGCAATGCTTTAATTGGTAATGAAGGCGGCGCTGTAAATATGGCTAAAGCTTTAAGCGTACCAACGTTCAGCATTTTTTCTCCATGGATCGATAGAGCTACGTGGAGTTTGTTTGAAGATGAAAAAAATATCAGTGTTCACTTAAAGGACTTCAAACCTGAAATTTATACCAAACCCGAAAAAACTTTTAAAAACGACGCCGATAAACTTTACGAAAAATTCACGCCCAACTTGTTTAAAGAAAAATTGGTGGGTTTCTTAAAAAGCATCAAAAACTAA
- a CDS encoding glycosyltransferase family 4 protein, which translates to MRLLQITASNVWRGHEQQIVYYYEAFNPRIEHQVLICPSQTKLSEIAEEKNFNVHSIPLKSEYSFSWIKKIKQIVREEKIDLILIHSSRAHTLCVISSILSSKKIPLVFFRTLIKDISKRKLSKLKYNYKYLVKLICVSQAVVDALKPSIKNHSRFSIVGSATDLAEFPKKEATGVLHKEFNLKHDTILIGNISAFVPFKDHYTFVDAAKLIKSELSNVKFFLIGTGKLENEIKDYVEKQGLKSDFVFTGFRQDIPEIFPELDLFMFTSKLEPTGGVLLEAYNCHVPIIATNAGGIPEVIVNGKTGILCEKENAKDFAKKALEVLNNKDLKIELIENGFKHLKENFTKEIITDKMYVELEKAYKQNLYN; encoded by the coding sequence ATGAGATTACTTCAAATTACTGCATCCAATGTTTGGCGTGGACACGAACAACAAATCGTTTATTATTATGAGGCATTTAACCCTAGAATAGAACACCAAGTTTTAATATGCCCATCTCAAACTAAGTTATCTGAAATAGCTGAAGAGAAAAACTTTAATGTTCATTCTATCCCCTTAAAATCTGAATATAGTTTTAGTTGGATAAAAAAAATCAAACAAATTGTTAGAGAGGAAAAGATTGACCTTATATTAATACATAGCAGTAGGGCACATACCTTATGTGTTATTTCATCAATATTATCATCTAAAAAAATACCCCTTGTATTTTTCAGGACATTAATCAAAGATATTTCTAAAAGAAAACTAAGTAAACTCAAATATAATTATAAATATTTAGTAAAACTAATCTGTGTTTCGCAAGCCGTTGTTGATGCTTTAAAACCTTCTATTAAGAACCATTCCCGCTTTTCTATTGTTGGAAGCGCAACGGATTTAGCTGAGTTTCCTAAAAAAGAAGCCACAGGGGTTTTGCATAAAGAATTTAACTTAAAACACGATACAATACTAATTGGAAACATTTCTGCTTTTGTCCCTTTTAAAGACCATTACACATTTGTTGATGCAGCTAAACTAATAAAGTCAGAATTATCCAATGTTAAATTTTTCCTTATCGGTACTGGTAAATTGGAAAATGAGATTAAAGATTATGTTGAAAAGCAAGGTTTAAAAAGTGACTTTGTTTTCACAGGATTTAGACAAGATATCCCAGAAATATTTCCTGAGCTTGATCTTTTCATGTTTACCTCCAAATTAGAACCAACCGGCGGGGTTTTACTTGAAGCTTATAATTGCCATGTTCCAATAATAGCAACTAATGCTGGGGGTATTCCTGAAGTAATAGTTAATGGTAAAACAGGAATACTTTGTGAGAAAGAAAATGCTAAAGATTTTGCAAAAAAAGCTCTAGAAGTTTTGAATAATAAAGACCTAAAAATTGAACTGATAGAAAACGGCTTCAAACATTTAAAAGAGAATTTCACAAAAGAAATAATTACTGACAAAATGTATGTTGAACTAGAGAAGGCATACAAACAAAACTTATACAACTAA
- a CDS encoding DUF4422 domain-containing protein: MKIFIATHKDKPYVSNAILKPIQVGRNLNNFTIDEGYYMDNTGVDNISHKNINFNELSALYWIWKNMKNENIVGLMHYRRYFLFFTNPLSRKPRTIKRVKSDNKLIIKTHDKENKIKKNVSKWLNKYDIILPYPRTYMVNELPATIAEDYCFHHRASDWNTAMEIIKEKYPEYEPSIKTYLYESYECFYMANMFIATYTWLNEYCSWLFNILFELESRITISKSPYQRRVFGFISERLLSLYVHHNKFKVKHLPLILVNDFFEDNPEVLAPKECIE, from the coding sequence ATGAAAATTTTTATTGCCACACATAAAGACAAACCCTATGTTTCTAATGCTATTTTAAAACCCATTCAAGTAGGAAGAAACTTAAACAACTTCACGATAGATGAAGGTTATTACATGGACAACACTGGGGTTGACAATATTTCTCATAAAAACATAAACTTTAATGAACTTAGTGCTTTATATTGGATATGGAAAAACATGAAAAATGAAAATATAGTTGGGCTTATGCATTATAGAAGATATTTTCTTTTTTTTACTAACCCACTAAGCAGAAAACCAAGAACAATAAAAAGAGTTAAAAGTGACAATAAGCTCATAATAAAAACTCATGATAAAGAAAATAAAATAAAAAAAAACGTATCTAAATGGTTAAATAAATACGATATAATTCTTCCATATCCAAGAACATACATGGTCAATGAACTGCCTGCCACTATTGCTGAAGATTATTGTTTTCACCACCGGGCTTCAGACTGGAATACTGCAATGGAAATAATAAAAGAAAAGTATCCGGAATACGAACCAAGTATAAAAACCTATTTGTATGAAAGCTATGAATGTTTTTATATGGCAAATATGTTTATAGCTACTTACACTTGGTTAAATGAATATTGCTCATGGTTATTTAATATTTTATTCGAATTAGAATCAAGGATAACCATAAGTAAATCTCCTTACCAAAGAAGAGTATTTGGCTTCATATCTGAACGTCTTTTGTCTCTGTATGTACATCACAACAAATTCAAAGTAAAACATCTTCCCTTAATCCTTGTAAATGATTTTTTTGAAGACAACCCAGAAGTACTTGCACCAAAAGAATGTATTGAATAA
- a CDS encoding L-threonylcarbamoyladenylate synthase, whose protein sequence is MQSEIKNALEVLKNGGLILYPTDTVWGIGCDASNPEAVKKVYNLKQREDSKALICLVADDRMLKKYVKQVPAAAQNIIDVTDKPTTIIYDEAQNLAENLIADDGSIAIRIPDDDFCFWLSRKFNGAIVSTSANISGQPTPKSFKEIAPEVLKGVDYVVNLQREKICDKPSSIIKLSNNGVVKIIRE, encoded by the coding sequence ATGCAATCCGAAATAAAAAACGCTCTTGAAGTTTTAAAAAACGGAGGCCTCATCCTTTACCCAACCGATACCGTTTGGGGCATTGGCTGCGATGCCAGCAACCCGGAGGCTGTAAAAAAAGTGTACAATCTAAAACAGCGAGAGGACAGCAAAGCTCTAATTTGTTTGGTGGCCGACGATAGGATGTTGAAAAAATACGTAAAACAAGTTCCGGCAGCAGCACAAAACATCATTGATGTAACCGACAAACCCACCACCATCATTTACGATGAAGCCCAAAATTTAGCCGAAAATTTAATCGCCGACGATGGCAGCATCGCCATTCGCATCCCCGATGATGACTTCTGTTTTTGGCTATCCAGAAAATTTAATGGTGCCATTGTTTCCACTTCAGCCAACATCAGTGGGCAACCCACGCCCAAATCATTCAAAGAAATAGCACCCGAGGTTTTAAAAGGTGTGGACTATGTTGTAAATTTGCAGCGCGAAAAAATTTGCGACAAACCATCCTCAATTATCAAGTTGAGTAATAATGGTGTTGTAAAGATTATTCGAGAGTAA
- a CDS encoding glycosyltransferase family 2 protein produces METLKTSVIISTYNQPKWLENVLWGYAAQTEKSFEIIIADDGSGEDTKQVVERFKKDSELEIVHVWHEDDGFQKTKILNKAIEASSSEYLIFTDGDCIPRNDFVATHLKLSRKNCFLSGGYFKLPEDISNIITKETIKSQQCFKLDWLLKHGLKKTFKTNKLTAFGLRAWFLNTFTPTKATFDGMNVSGWKSDIITVNGFDERMQYGGEDRELGERLMNSGVKFIQVRYSAICLHLYHERPYKNEAALAKNKKIREETKKNKSVYTPYGIVKSG; encoded by the coding sequence ATGGAAACATTAAAGACCTCGGTAATTATCAGTACTTACAATCAGCCCAAATGGTTGGAGAATGTGCTATGGGGTTATGCGGCCCAAACCGAAAAGAGTTTTGAAATAATTATTGCCGATGATGGCTCGGGAGAAGACACCAAACAAGTGGTTGAGCGTTTTAAAAAGGATTCAGAATTAGAAATTGTTCATGTTTGGCACGAGGATGACGGATTCCAAAAAACAAAAATTTTAAATAAAGCCATTGAAGCATCCTCATCGGAATATTTAATTTTTACAGATGGCGATTGCATTCCAAGGAATGATTTTGTGGCCACGCATTTAAAGTTGAGTCGGAAAAATTGTTTCCTTTCCGGAGGCTATTTTAAACTTCCCGAAGATATTTCGAATATCATTACAAAAGAAACGATTAAAAGTCAGCAGTGTTTTAAGTTGGATTGGCTCTTGAAACACGGATTGAAAAAAACATTTAAAACCAATAAACTGACGGCATTTGGATTGAGGGCTTGGTTTTTAAACACGTTTACGCCTACAAAAGCAACGTTTGATGGCATGAACGTTTCGGGCTGGAAAAGTGATATAATTACTGTTAACGGATTTGACGAACGGATGCAGTACGGTGGTGAAGACCGCGAGTTGGGCGAACGCTTGATGAACAGTGGCGTTAAATTTATACAGGTACGATACAGTGCCATTTGCTTGCATTTGTACCACGAGCGCCCTTATAAAAATGAAGCGGCTTTAGCGAAAAACAAAAAAATAAGAGAGGAAACGAAAAAAAATAAATCGGTTTATACGCCTTATGGCATCGTAAAATCGGGTTAG
- the glf gene encoding UDP-galactopyranose mutase, with translation MKLYNYLIVGSGLFGSVFAHEATKKGRKCLVIDKRSHIGGNVYCENKNGINVHKYGAHIFHTNDKAIWDYVNQFAEFNNYINSPVSISKEKLFNLPFNMNTFYQLWGVKTPHEAKNIIEGQIKEYGVKHPKNLEEQALSLVGKDIYETLIKEYTEKQWGKKATELPAFIIKRLPVRYTFNNNYFNDKYQGIPIGGYNKIIEGLLNNIETKTNCDFFNNKEQFEQMADKVIFTGKIDEYFNYEFGQLEYRSLRFEDEILNTTNYQGNAVVNYNDANIPFTRIIEHKHFEFNNQEHTIITKEYPEDWTPNKEAYYPINNPMNQNIYNKYKEKSKAYKNVIFGGRLAEYKYYDMHQIIASALVKAKTELEQ, from the coding sequence ATGAAACTTTATAACTATTTAATTGTAGGATCAGGTCTTTTTGGATCCGTATTTGCTCATGAAGCCACAAAAAAAGGAAGAAAGTGTTTGGTAATAGATAAACGAAGTCATATAGGCGGAAATGTATATTGCGAAAACAAAAATGGGATTAATGTACACAAATATGGAGCTCATATTTTTCACACAAACGATAAAGCTATTTGGGATTATGTAAACCAGTTTGCTGAATTTAACAACTACATCAACTCTCCCGTATCCATCTCGAAAGAGAAACTATTCAATCTTCCTTTTAACATGAACACCTTTTATCAGCTTTGGGGAGTAAAAACACCTCATGAAGCCAAAAACATCATAGAAGGACAAATAAAAGAGTATGGAGTAAAGCACCCTAAGAATCTTGAAGAGCAAGCGCTTTCTCTTGTTGGCAAAGACATTTACGAAACACTCATTAAAGAATATACAGAAAAACAATGGGGTAAAAAAGCAACAGAATTACCCGCTTTTATAATTAAAAGACTCCCTGTACGCTATACATTTAATAACAACTATTTTAATGACAAGTACCAAGGAATCCCAATTGGTGGCTATAATAAAATTATTGAGGGCTTACTAAATAACATTGAGACTAAAACCAACTGCGATTTTTTCAACAACAAAGAACAGTTTGAACAAATGGCAGACAAGGTTATTTTTACAGGTAAAATAGATGAATATTTTAACTATGAATTTGGTCAGTTAGAATACCGGTCATTACGTTTTGAAGATGAAATTTTGAATACAACAAACTATCAAGGCAATGCTGTGGTTAATTATAACGACGCTAATATTCCTTTTACTAGAATTATAGAGCACAAACATTTTGAGTTCAACAACCAAGAACATACTATAATAACAAAAGAATATCCTGAAGATTGGACTCCTAATAAAGAAGCTTACTACCCAATTAACAATCCTATGAATCAAAATATCTACAATAAGTATAAAGAAAAATCTAAGGCTTATAAAAATGTTATTTTTGGTGGTCGTTTAGCAGAATACAAATATTATGATATGCACCAAATAATTGCCTCAGCCCTTGTTAAAGCAAAAACGGAATTAGAACAATAA
- a CDS encoding HD domain-containing protein, with the protein MNYKEALTHNIFKVISKSASELNLESYVIGGYVRDYFLKRGKAKDIDVVAVGDGIKLAKQVAKNLPNTPKVQVFKTYGTAMLRHDDIEIEFVGARKESYTEDSRNPAVENGTLQDDQNRRDFTINALALSLNENTFGDLLDPFEGMADLDKKIIRTPLNPDITYSDDPLRMLRAIRFATQLNFKIENESLKAITKNAERIKIITNERIVTELNKILESKTPSIGFLLLEKTGLLKYILPELTALKGIDEIEGQRHKDNFYHTLEVVDNISENTDNLWLRWAALLHDIGKAPTKKFSKKVGWTFHGHEFEGSKMVYRLFKRLKMPLNDKMKFVQKMVLMSSRPIVLAQDIVTDSAVRRLVFDAGDYVEDLMILCEADITTKNPKRFKKYHNNFKIVREKIVEVEERDHVRNFQPPISGEEIMETFNLQPSKEIGIIKEAIKEAILEGDIPNEYEAAYELMLEKGKKLGLKMASKK; encoded by the coding sequence ATGAATTACAAAGAAGCATTAACTCACAACATTTTTAAAGTTATATCTAAATCTGCTTCAGAGTTAAATCTGGAAAGCTACGTAATAGGCGGTTATGTTCGTGATTATTTTTTAAAGCGTGGCAAGGCGAAAGATATTGATGTTGTTGCGGTTGGCGACGGCATTAAACTTGCCAAACAAGTCGCCAAAAATTTACCCAACACGCCCAAAGTTCAGGTGTTTAAAACCTACGGCACGGCCATGCTCCGCCATGATGATATTGAAATTGAATTTGTGGGCGCACGAAAGGAATCCTATACCGAAGACAGTCGCAACCCTGCCGTTGAAAATGGCACGCTACAAGACGACCAAAACCGACGCGATTTCACTATAAATGCGTTGGCTCTAAGTTTAAATGAAAATACGTTTGGGGATTTACTAGATCCGTTTGAAGGAATGGCCGATTTAGATAAAAAAATAATCCGCACGCCATTAAACCCAGACATCACTTACAGTGACGACCCATTGCGCATGCTCCGAGCTATTCGATTTGCAACACAACTCAATTTTAAAATTGAAAATGAATCGCTTAAGGCTATCACAAAAAATGCTGAGCGCATAAAAATCATCACCAACGAACGTATTGTTACTGAACTGAACAAAATTCTGGAAAGCAAAACACCATCCATCGGGTTTTTATTGTTGGAAAAAACAGGTCTGTTAAAATACATTTTACCGGAACTCACCGCTTTAAAAGGCATTGATGAAATTGAAGGCCAACGCCATAAAGACAACTTTTACCACACCTTGGAGGTGGTGGATAACATCTCTGAAAACACCGATAATTTATGGCTACGTTGGGCTGCTTTGTTACACGATATTGGGAAAGCACCCACAAAAAAATTCAGTAAAAAAGTGGGTTGGACCTTCCATGGTCACGAATTTGAAGGTTCAAAAATGGTGTACCGATTGTTCAAACGGTTAAAAATGCCTTTGAATGACAAAATGAAGTTCGTTCAAAAAATGGTACTGATGAGCTCACGTCCCATTGTTTTGGCACAGGATATTGTTACCGATTCGGCCGTTCGCCGTTTGGTTTTTGATGCCGGCGATTATGTGGAAGATTTAATGATACTTTGCGAAGCCGACATCACCACCAAAAATCCGAAACGCTTCAAAAAATACCATAACAACTTCAAAATTGTTCGTGAAAAAATTGTGGAGGTAGAAGAGCGCGACCATGTTAGGAACTTCCAACCGCCCATTTCGGGCGAAGAAATCATGGAAACCTTCAATTTGCAGCCTTCTAAGGAAATCGGCATCATCAAAGAAGCAATAAAGGAAGCTATTTTAGAGGGCGATATTCCCAATGAATATGAAGCGGCCTATGAATTGATGTTAGAAAAAGGTAAGAAATTAGGGCTTAAAATGGCTAGTAAAAAATAA
- a CDS encoding lipopolysaccharide kinase InaA family protein — MKNVVVQDIFAANTLEFKHFITNFNSEGIPFGNQDRNSLKLFRLKDKTINVKSFKIPNIINQIVYRFFRKSKAQRSFEYANKLIQLGIGTPQPIAYFEFGSLFLFKSSFYVSEHLDCDLTFRELTLDLNYPNHELILRAFTRFTFKLHENGVNFLDHSPGNTLIKRTGDGYEFYLVDLNRMEFGKMDFETRIKNFAKLTIHKPMIQVMSNEYAKCLGEDEQRVFNLMWRATVDFQDRFYRKVRLKKHIFFWKEKYRSMSSRHPIQRF, encoded by the coding sequence ATGAAAAATGTAGTAGTTCAAGATATATTTGCAGCTAATACCCTAGAGTTTAAACACTTTATAACTAATTTTAATTCAGAGGGGATTCCTTTTGGAAATCAAGATAGAAACTCCTTGAAGCTATTTCGGCTAAAAGATAAAACAATAAATGTTAAATCATTTAAAATTCCTAATATAATAAACCAAATCGTTTATAGGTTTTTCCGAAAAAGCAAGGCTCAACGTTCTTTTGAGTATGCGAATAAACTAATTCAATTAGGAATTGGTACACCACAACCCATAGCGTATTTTGAGTTTGGCTCATTGTTTTTGTTCAAAAGTAGTTTCTATGTAAGTGAACATTTAGATTGCGATTTAACTTTTAGGGAGCTTACTTTAGATTTAAATTATCCTAATCATGAATTGATTTTACGAGCTTTTACGAGATTTACCTTTAAACTACACGAAAACGGAGTGAATTTTTTAGATCACTCGCCCGGAAATACTCTCATTAAAAGAACAGGCGACGGTTACGAATTTTATTTGGTCGATTTAAACCGAATGGAATTTGGTAAGATGGATTTTGAAACCCGTATTAAAAACTTTGCCAAGCTCACCATCCATAAGCCGATGATACAGGTGATGAGCAACGAATATGCAAAATGTTTAGGTGAAGATGAACAGCGCGTATTTAATTTGATGTGGCGGGCAACTGTCGATTTCCAAGACCGGTTCTACAGAAAAGTACGATTGAAAAAACACATATTCTTTTGGAAGGAAAAATACCGGTCAATGTCGAGCCGACATCCAATTCAACGTTTTTGA
- a CDS encoding glycosyltransferase family 2 protein has translation MIKLSGVIITFNEERNIEKCLQSLTPVVDEIVVVDSFSTDNTKAICEKYNVTFIEQKFLGYIEQKNFALNQAKHDYVVSLDGDEALSERLQQSIIKLKSNWKFDGYYANRFNNFCGQWIKHSDWYPNKKLRVFDRRKAQWKGNKVHETVQMNSPSDSVGQLKGDILHYTYQSYSEFNLKTEHFSTLSAQAYFELGKKAPIWKIIFNPTWAFFKSYVLRLGFLDGLNGFIICVQTANITFLKYTKLRELQQKK, from the coding sequence ATGATTAAACTATCGGGCGTTATCATTACCTTTAACGAAGAACGGAACATTGAAAAATGTTTACAGTCTTTAACGCCTGTAGTTGATGAAATTGTGGTGGTCGATTCGTTTTCAACCGACAACACCAAGGCCATTTGTGAAAAATACAATGTCACTTTTATTGAACAAAAATTTTTAGGCTACATCGAGCAGAAAAACTTTGCCCTAAATCAAGCCAAACACGATTATGTGGTATCTCTCGATGGTGACGAAGCGCTTTCTGAACGTTTACAACAATCCATCATAAAACTAAAAAGCAATTGGAAATTTGATGGCTATTACGCCAACCGGTTCAATAATTTTTGCGGACAGTGGATAAAACATTCCGATTGGTACCCCAACAAAAAATTGCGTGTTTTCGATAGGCGAAAAGCGCAGTGGAAAGGCAATAAAGTTCACGAAACCGTACAAATGAATAGTCCATCAGACTCAGTTGGTCAGCTTAAAGGTGATATTCTGCATTACACCTACCAAAGCTATTCTGAGTTCAATTTAAAAACCGAACATTTTTCAACGCTCTCTGCACAGGCCTATTTTGAATTGGGCAAAAAAGCGCCCATTTGGAAAATCATTTTCAACCCCACCTGGGCATTTTTTAAATCGTACGTTTTAAGATTGGGGTTTTTGGATGGGCTAAACGGCTTTATTATTTGCGTGCAAACTGCCAATATCACGTTTTTAAAATACACCAAACTACGCGAGTTGCAGCAGAAAAAATAA
- a CDS encoding GxxExxY protein: MSRIVYKEESYEIVGVLFEVYNNLGSGFSEIVYKDAIEHEFKLRNIPFQREKEYHVNYKNIVLKHKFYADFVVFDKIILEIKSVESLHDKHISQCINYLKVSQNKLAILVNFHKDFLDHKRIVL; encoded by the coding sequence ATGTCTAGAATTGTATATAAAGAAGAAAGCTATGAAATTGTTGGTGTACTATTTGAAGTTTACAACAACTTGGGAAGTGGTTTTTCTGAAATTGTGTACAAAGATGCTATTGAACATGAATTTAAATTAAGAAATATTCCGTTTCAAAGAGAAAAAGAATACCACGTAAACTATAAAAACATTGTTTTAAAACACAAGTTTTATGCAGATTTCGTAGTGTTCGATAAAATAATTTTAGAAATAAAATCTGTAGAAAGTTTGCACGACAAACATATTTCACAATGCATTAACTACTTAAAAGTATCACAGAACAAACTTGCAATTTTGGTGAATTTTCACAAAGATTTCTTAGACCATAAACGTATCGTATTATAA
- a CDS encoding DUF4422 domain-containing protein → MVKIFTVSHGPQPYLTNKLYQTIYVNSKAHSNIGSSITDATGNNISNKNENFCELTASYWITQNCTDQEYVGLCHYRRYFNLFYNKLSISPSTQKRITAQNFKKTKLYTVPSETQQEHIVNILKNYDVILPRHSVSKHNKRPISLSENYKIFHRERDFNITKSVIAEKYPSYKTSIVEYLDNGNSFHAANMLIAPKKIWDDYHNWLFSILFEVEKRIEIPIDDYQKRVFGFISERLLGLYFYNNKLNIKEIPLYKIE, encoded by the coding sequence ATGGTTAAAATATTTACAGTTTCACATGGTCCCCAGCCTTATCTAACTAACAAACTATATCAAACTATATATGTAAATTCTAAAGCACACTCAAATATTGGCTCTTCCATTACTGATGCTACTGGAAATAATATCTCTAACAAAAATGAAAATTTTTGTGAACTTACTGCTAGTTACTGGATAACCCAAAATTGTACAGACCAAGAATATGTTGGACTTTGCCATTACAGACGTTATTTTAACCTATTTTATAATAAACTTAGTATATCCCCTTCAACTCAAAAACGCATCACTGCGCAAAATTTTAAAAAAACTAAACTTTATACCGTACCCTCTGAGACACAACAAGAACATATTGTAAACATATTAAAAAATTACGATGTTATATTACCCAGGCATTCTGTTAGCAAACACAATAAGCGCCCTATATCATTATCTGAAAATTATAAAATATTTCATAGGGAAAGAGACTTTAATATAACCAAATCTGTTATTGCTGAAAAATACCCCTCATACAAAACCAGTATTGTTGAATATTTAGATAATGGCAACTCTTTTCATGCCGCCAATATGCTCATTGCTCCAAAAAAAATTTGGGACGATTACCACAACTGGTTATTTAGCATTCTTTTTGAAGTAGAAAAGCGTATCGAAATTCCTATAGATGATTATCAAAAACGTGTATTTGGTTTTATTTCTGAACGCTTGTTAGGCCTATACTTTTACAACAACAAACTAAATATTAAAGAAATACCTCTTTACAAAATAGAATAA